The DNA sequence agaaacttaataattttcgcCATAAATCTGCGCAACATTTCAACCTTTTATAGCTGCTTCAGTTGGCGGTGATCCGGAAAGTATGATCGCAGTGCTAATGGCAGtcgttaaaaagaaaatacacAGCAGCACACGATCACTAACAAGAGCTATTTGTTTCCACTCTAGTTCTGTTTGTTCTCGGTGATCTTGTTCATTCAGTCGTCGCTcgtttttttcaatagttgAGTGAACTTTGCGTAAAATTTGTGACCAATACCACTCAATATTTTCTTCTCTTATagaatcttaaataaaaaaaaatcataaagacatttttattaatactttttctgAATTCatactattaatatttaattgagtaTCAAGTTAATGGACTTCGactatatatgaaatttattgaagcttATAAACAACTGGAATGTTTGTTTTTTACCTAAACTAGGACTGCTATCATGACTGTTATTAAATTTCGGTGATTGTCGTCCATCTGTTGGATAATGTAGTGGACATGTATTCTGTCTTAATGTAAATTCTGTAGAATCttcatattcatttaaatgtgAAGTATTCTGATTCTGTATCAGAGGAACCTGGAATGGATTTTTatagattatatttttttgaattccatactttaaaatatgagaaatttattaatgcagTTTTCAAACCtcagaaaatttaagaaaaactaatctagctaatttttcaagaataactgatttaattaGTGGTGATACTTTTGAGCCGCGTACACCACGGTGATGAAAGTTCAATGTTACAACGGCTAATCCACTTGCGAATGACACTAAGCAAATACTCACTCCATAGTAAAGACCTgaagagtttaaataaatacaaaagaCCCATAGTAATTGcagagtaattttaaattgaaataatagcTAATGGCTCACTTATTAAAGGAGTTTTTTCAGTGGGCGGAAGTGTCTCTCTAATGGTCATAAGGAAAACAGTCATTGATAAAAGTGCTGATATTCCTAAAGTCACTTTTTCACCCGACTCAGAGGGTACGTAAAATACTAAAAGagctaaacaaaaaaaaaaagatttagtttTAGATTCAAAATgctagagaaaaaatttcttcggATTATAAATGATCGTATCTAATTACGTTACCGATTCCATTTATTAATATGCATGGTAAAATGAGATTGAACACATAAAACATGGGACGTCGTCTTAAACGTATTTCGTAAGTGATATCGGGATATGGTTCGGGGCAACATGaataaaattcttcatttCTTTGAGCTGTGAAGTTTACAAGATCGAATTCTCCATTTGCTTGATAATTACTAATGTCACCTTGTTCGCTTTGACTTTCTAACTCTAcctacgaaaaaaatttattattgatgataatattcttcaatttcataacattaaattgtaatttcataattatttcttctttATAGAACCGAGGAGTATTCGATCCATCAAAGTCATAGGAATCACAAAAAACTGTCCGTGATCTTTCTAAGACTTTATTGCGATTCGAtagctttcattttttttcgagaacgaataacaaaatgaatataaaaaccTGATAGCCATCATAAGTCCACGATGCCCATTTTAAAACACATTTCTGCTCgtcaaatggaaaaaattcaacatCAATATTGCAACTACTTCGGAATATTCCATGACTTAACCATACAACTTGCCCCGTAGAACTTACAATt is a window from the Microplitis demolitor isolate Queensland-Clemson2020A chromosome 4, iyMicDemo2.1a, whole genome shotgun sequence genome containing:
- the LOC103570342 gene encoding neuronal acetylcholine receptor subunit alpha-7, whose amino-acid sequence is MAWIKQFIYYFVIRIFFIIYVSCDEHEHRLTKHLLDNYDAGVRPAKNSTQPLVVIFGLSLHHIIDVDEKNQILTTNCWVTQTWTDYHLRWNASDFAGIQVIRVPYNRVWRPDTILYNNADPQYSSAVINTNVIVSSTGQVVWLSHGIFRSSCNIDVEFFPFDEQKCVLKWASWTYDGYQVELESQSEQGDISNYQANGEFDLVNFTAQRNEEFYSCCPEPYPDITYEIRLRRRPMFYVFNLILPCILINGIALLVFYVPSESGEKVTLGISALLSMTVFLMTIRETLPPTEKTPLISLYYGVSICLVSFASGLAVVTLNFHHRGVRGSKVSPLIKSVILEKLARLVFLKFSEVPLIQNQNTSHLNEYEDSTEFTLRQNTCPLHYPTDGRQSPKFNNSHDSSPSLDSIREENIEWYWSQILRKVHSTIEKNERRLNEQDHREQTELEWKQIALVSDRVLLCIFFLTTAISTAIILSGSPPTEAAIKG